The DNA window GGCCTTGTAGCGGCGAGACCAGTTAGTCGGTTCTTCGGTGTGTGGCGCACGCAGCACCTGGAAGACTCGGTCGAGACCCTCCTGGCCGACGACGTCACGCACGCCGACATATTCGGCGTTCTCTGCGGGAACGCGAACAGTCAGGTCACCTTGGGCGACCTTCAGGACCAGATACTCTTTCTGCACACCCTTGATGGTGCGAGTCTCGATTGCTTCGATCAGCGCCGCTCCGTGGTGGGGGTAAACGACGGTGTCTCCGACCTTAAAAATCATGTGTCCCGTGCCCCTTTCGATGTTCACAGTTTAACATGCGACTCGGTAACGGCGCGATCAACTGTGCAGGTCAGGGCCACAACGAGCCAACCACAGGGGTTGACA is part of the Nocardia sp. NBC_00565 genome and encodes:
- the carD gene encoding RNA polymerase-binding transcription factor CarD, with amino-acid sequence MIFKVGDTVVYPHHGAALIEAIETRTIKGVQKEYLVLKVAQGDLTVRVPAENAEYVGVRDVVGQEGLDRVFQVLRAPHTEEPTNWSRRYKANLEKLASGDVNKVAEVVRDLWRREQDRGLSAGEKRMLAKARQILVGELALAEGTDDGKAETLLDEVLAAAS